One window of the Candidatus Polarisedimenticolia bacterium genome contains the following:
- a CDS encoding prolyl oligopeptidase family serine peptidase — protein sequence MTRSTRLLVLLLALALPLGAILSDPATLKYPETKKGTVVDDYHGVKVADPYRWLEDPDATDTKGWVTAQNDLTFGYLSGLPGREALKKRITELWNYPKVTTPFREAGRLFYRKNSGLQRQSVFMTRATLDGEVKALLDPNVLSPDGSIAVRDYSPSPDGKLLAYATSEGGEDWETVHVRDAVTGKDLPDKLAWVRFSSSSWTKDAKGFFYSRYPEPPKGQEKAAARDQKMYYHRVGTPQSEDKLIFERKDLPTWFIGGGVSEDGRYVAIYAARGADRRSRLYALDLGDPHKPDLAAPVRPIAEQDDAEQTFLGNVGTTFYIVTDLDAPKRRVVSFDSRHPDRKSWKTVVPESADTMEALVVAGQRVAVQYLVDAQSRIRVFTLAGKPEGDIQLPGVGTVEQMGGRNDTPELFYSFTSPLSPSTVYRYDFRTGKTTPFEAQKPKFDPAGYETKEIFCKSKDGTRVPLFVSARKGLPMNGENPTLMEGYGGFDISNAPVYDPDVPAWLERGGVYVTAILRGGSEYGEEWHHAGMLEKKQNVFDDFIAGAECLIKEKYASPSKLAIRGGSNGGLLVGAVMEQRPDLFAVALPAVGVMDMLRFHKFTAGVAWVPEYGSSDDPKAFKYLRAYSPLHNVKPGTCYPATLVTTADHDDRVVPGHSFKFAAALQAAQGCPKPVVIRIETQASHGYVPTDRRIEELADLWAFTAANLGVPFGDKGGAAP from the coding sequence ATGACGAGATCAACCCGGCTCCTGGTACTCTTGCTCGCGCTCGCCCTGCCGCTCGGCGCCATCCTTTCCGATCCCGCCACCTTGAAATATCCCGAGACCAAGAAAGGCACGGTGGTGGACGACTATCACGGCGTCAAGGTCGCCGATCCCTACCGGTGGCTGGAGGATCCCGACGCGACCGACACTAAGGGATGGGTCACCGCCCAGAATGATCTGACGTTCGGTTATCTCTCCGGCCTGCCTGGCCGTGAAGCCCTGAAGAAGAGGATCACCGAGCTGTGGAACTACCCGAAGGTCACGACGCCGTTTAGGGAAGCGGGGCGCCTGTTCTACCGCAAGAACTCCGGACTCCAGCGACAGTCGGTCTTCATGACCCGCGCCACGCTCGACGGCGAGGTCAAGGCGCTGCTCGATCCGAACGTCCTTTCGCCGGATGGTTCGATTGCCGTGCGCGACTATTCGCCGTCCCCGGACGGGAAGCTCCTCGCCTATGCCACCTCCGAAGGCGGAGAGGACTGGGAGACGGTCCACGTGCGCGACGCAGTGACGGGCAAGGACCTGCCTGACAAGCTCGCCTGGGTGCGCTTCTCCTCCTCTTCCTGGACCAAGGACGCGAAAGGCTTCTTCTATTCGCGCTACCCCGAGCCGCCGAAGGGCCAGGAGAAGGCGGCGGCGCGCGACCAGAAGATGTACTATCACCGGGTCGGCACGCCGCAATCGGAGGACAAGCTGATCTTCGAAAGGAAAGACCTGCCGACTTGGTTCATCGGCGGCGGAGTCTCGGAGGACGGCCGTTACGTCGCCATCTACGCGGCGCGCGGGGCGGATCGCCGGAGCCGCCTCTACGCCCTCGATCTCGGAGACCCGCACAAGCCGGACCTCGCCGCGCCCGTAAGGCCGATCGCGGAGCAGGACGACGCCGAGCAGACCTTCCTGGGGAACGTCGGGACGACCTTCTACATCGTGACCGACCTCGACGCCCCGAAGCGCCGGGTCGTCTCGTTCGACTCGCGACACCCGGACCGGAAGAGCTGGAAGACGGTGGTGCCGGAGTCGGCCGACACGATGGAGGCGCTCGTCGTGGCGGGGCAGCGCGTGGCCGTCCAGTATCTGGTCGACGCCCAGAGCCGGATCCGAGTCTTCACCCTGGCCGGTAAGCCGGAAGGGGATATCCAGCTTCCGGGGGTCGGGACGGTGGAGCAGATGGGCGGGCGCAACGACACGCCGGAGCTGTTCTACTCCTTCACCTCGCCGCTGTCGCCCTCCACCGTCTACCGCTACGACTTCCGGACGGGGAAGACGACGCCCTTCGAGGCGCAGAAGCCGAAATTTGATCCCGCTGGGTACGAGACCAAGGAGATCTTCTGCAAGTCGAAGGACGGCACGCGCGTCCCGCTTTTCGTCAGCGCCCGCAAGGGGCTGCCGATGAACGGCGAGAACCCGACCTTGATGGAAGGCTACGGTGGGTTCGACATCAGCAACGCCCCGGTGTACGACCCCGACGTCCCCGCCTGGCTCGAGCGCGGCGGCGTCTACGTCACCGCGATCCTGCGCGGCGGCAGCGAATACGGCGAGGAGTGGCACCATGCCGGGATGCTGGAGAAGAAGCAGAACGTCTTCGACGACTTCATCGCCGGGGCCGAGTGCTTGATCAAGGAGAAGTACGCCTCCCCCTCGAAGCTGGCGATTCGCGGCGGGTCCAACGGCGGGTTGCTGGTCGGGGCGGTCATGGAGCAGCGGCCCGATCTGTTCGCCGTGGCGCTGCCCGCGGTCGGGGTGATGGACATGCTGCGCTTCCACAAGTTCACGGCGGGAGTCGCCTGGGTGCCGGAATACGGCTCCTCGGATGATCCGAAGGCCTTCAAGTATCTGCGGGCCTACTCGCCGCTGCACAACGTCAAGCCCGGCACCTGCTATCCGGCGACACTGGTCACGACCGCCGATCACGACGACCGCGTCGTCCCGGGTCACTCCTTCAAGTTCGCCGCCGCCCTTCAAGCCGCCCAGGGCTGCCCGAAGCCGGTGGTCATCCGGATCGAGACGCAGGCGAGCCACGGCTACGTCCCGACCGACCGCCGCATCGAAGAACTGGCCGATCTGTGGGCCTTCACGGCGGCGAACCTGGGAGTGCCGTTCGGCGACAAAGGCGGCGCGGCGCCGTAG
- a CDS encoding ABC transporter permease — protein sequence MAVPLKYNLRNLFVRKFSTGMTILGVALVVMVFLLVLSLAEGVRKTLTTNVSPLNVVVMRVGAQSDVQSFIENERFAVIQGLPGIARDAQGQPLVSPEVVPLINVPRKDGKKTNVVVRGVLPAAFGLRPMRIVEGRMFREGTSEAIVSRRTQQRFAGMEIGDTVKAGSEKWTIVGVFDANGSPQDSEIWGDLHDVQSQSKRTGGYSIVRVRTPDRAARDRFIAAVKGDQQVKLDAKPEDVYYAEQMGTAKPLQFLAYFVGILMAVGASFGAMNTMYAQVSARTREVATLRALGFRRWSILASFILESVLIALIGGAVGAALAVGIVNTVLSDPTGTNNFNTFAEILFNFRLTPELIAGGMVFSLAIGLFGGFFPAARAARLKIVNALREA from the coding sequence ATGGCCGTCCCGCTGAAGTACAACCTCCGCAACCTGTTCGTCCGGAAATTCTCCACCGGGATGACGATCCTGGGCGTGGCGCTGGTGGTGATGGTCTTCCTGCTGGTCCTGTCGCTCGCCGAGGGAGTGCGCAAGACGCTGACGACGAACGTCTCCCCGTTGAACGTCGTGGTGATGCGCGTCGGGGCCCAATCGGACGTCCAGAGCTTCATCGAAAACGAGCGCTTCGCGGTCATTCAGGGGCTCCCCGGGATCGCCCGGGACGCGCAGGGACAGCCGCTGGTCTCCCCGGAGGTGGTGCCGCTCATCAACGTGCCGCGCAAGGACGGCAAGAAGACGAACGTCGTCGTGCGGGGCGTGCTGCCGGCCGCCTTCGGCCTGCGCCCGATGCGCATCGTGGAAGGCAGAATGTTCCGGGAAGGGACGAGCGAGGCGATCGTCTCGCGCCGCACGCAGCAGCGCTTCGCCGGCATGGAGATCGGCGACACCGTCAAGGCGGGCAGCGAGAAGTGGACGATCGTCGGGGTGTTCGACGCCAACGGCTCGCCGCAGGACTCGGAGATCTGGGGCGACCTCCATGACGTCCAGTCGCAGTCGAAGCGCACCGGTGGCTATTCGATCGTCCGGGTCCGCACCCCCGATCGCGCCGCACGCGATCGCTTCATCGCCGCGGTCAAGGGCGACCAGCAGGTGAAGCTCGACGCCAAGCCGGAAGACGTCTATTACGCCGAGCAGATGGGCACGGCGAAACCGCTCCAGTTCCTCGCCTACTTCGTCGGCATCCTGATGGCGGTGGGAGCTTCCTTCGGAGCCATGAACACGATGTACGCGCAGGTCTCAGCCCGGACCCGCGAAGTCGCGACGCTGCGGGCGCTCGGCTTTAGGCGCTGGTCGATCCTCGCCTCCTTCATACTGGAGTCGGTCCTGATCGCCCTGATCGGCGGGGCGGTCGGGGCGGCGCTCGCCGTCGGCATCGTCAACACCGTCCTGAGCGATCCGACCGGCACCAACAACTTCAACACCTTCGCCGAGATCCTCTTCAACTTCCGCCTGACCCCCGAGCTGATCGCCGGCGGCATGGTCTTCTCCCTCGCCATCGGCCTCTTCGGCGGCTTCTTCCCCGCCGCCCGCGCGGCGCGCCTCAAGATCGTCAACGCGTTGCGGGAAGCCTAG
- a CDS encoding SIMPL domain-containing protein (The SIMPL domain is named for its presence in mouse protein SIMPL (signalling molecule that associates with mouse pelle-like kinase). Bacterial member BP26, from Brucella, was shown to assemble into a channel-like structure, while YggE from E. coli has been associated with resistance to oxidative stress.) has translation MTSLKRLAASLAFAALGVPIPAAVAQDAADKPVRPTIRVSGESTVQAKPDQAEIEIGVVTQAPTGQAAAAQNAQKQDAVLAEMRKVLGPRAEIKTISYSLSPNYRYPKEGGQPTISGYTASNVVQVKTPDLPQVGRIIDLATRSGANNVQALRFTLKDDQPVRNQALREAALQAKGKAEALASALGVKIVRILQVEEGGQAPRPMFAEARQMLVKDQAASTPVEPGTLEVQGFVSLAVEIGR, from the coding sequence ATGACGAGTCTGAAGCGCCTGGCCGCGAGCCTGGCGTTCGCCGCGCTCGGCGTTCCGATCCCCGCGGCTGTCGCTCAGGATGCGGCCGACAAGCCGGTCCGGCCGACGATCCGCGTTTCCGGCGAGTCGACCGTCCAGGCGAAGCCCGATCAGGCCGAAATCGAGATCGGGGTCGTGACGCAGGCCCCGACGGGGCAGGCCGCGGCGGCTCAGAACGCCCAGAAGCAGGACGCCGTCCTCGCCGAGATGCGCAAGGTGCTCGGGCCCCGGGCCGAGATCAAGACGATCAGCTATTCCCTGAGCCCCAACTATCGCTATCCGAAGGAAGGGGGGCAGCCGACGATTTCGGGCTACACGGCCAGCAACGTCGTACAGGTCAAGACGCCCGATCTGCCGCAGGTGGGGCGGATCATCGACCTGGCCACGCGATCGGGCGCCAACAACGTTCAGGCGCTGCGCTTCACGCTGAAAGACGATCAGCCGGTGCGGAACCAGGCGCTGCGGGAGGCCGCGCTCCAGGCGAAGGGAAAGGCGGAGGCGCTCGCCTCGGCGCTGGGGGTGAAGATCGTCCGTATCCTTCAGGTGGAGGAAGGGGGACAGGCGCCCCGGCCGATGTTCGCCGAGGCGCGCCAGATGCTCGTCAAGGACCAGGCCGCGTCCACGCCCGTCGAGCCCGGGACGCTCGAGGTGCAGGGCTTCGTCTCGCTGGCGGTCGAGATCGGCCGCTAA
- the pepE gene encoding dipeptidase PepE: MQRLLLISNSTQHGGGYLDHCEAELRDFLGQASRIVFVPFALHDRTTYADLARRRFRALGIEVSSLHESPDPQDAVRQAQGVFIGGGNTFRLLEALYRLDLLGVIRQRVEAGAPYVGASAGSNVACLTIKTTNDMPIVQPPSFDALGLVPFNINPHYLDPDPASTHQGETREERIRQFHEVNDPPVVGLREGTMLRVEGSRITLKGSREARIFIKNREPREASPGDSLDFLLSGAPT, translated from the coding sequence ATGCAACGGTTGCTGCTCATCAGCAATTCCACCCAGCACGGGGGCGGCTATCTCGACCATTGCGAGGCGGAGCTCCGTGATTTCCTGGGCCAGGCGAGCCGGATCGTCTTCGTCCCCTTCGCGCTTCACGATCGCACCACGTATGCCGACCTGGCGCGCCGGCGGTTCCGCGCTTTGGGCATCGAGGTCAGCTCGCTGCACGAGTCGCCCGATCCCCAAGATGCGGTCCGCCAAGCTCAGGGAGTCTTCATCGGGGGGGGGAACACCTTCCGCCTCCTGGAGGCGCTGTACCGGCTCGATCTCCTCGGCGTCATCCGGCAGCGGGTGGAGGCGGGCGCTCCGTACGTCGGCGCGAGCGCCGGATCGAACGTCGCCTGCCTGACGATCAAGACGACCAACGACATGCCGATCGTGCAGCCGCCGAGCTTCGACGCGCTGGGCCTCGTGCCGTTCAACATCAATCCTCACTACCTCGATCCCGACCCCGCCTCGACCCATCAGGGGGAGACGAGGGAGGAGAGGATCCGCCAGTTTCACGAGGTGAACGACCCGCCCGTCGTGGGGCTGCGCGAGGGAACGATGCTGCGCGTCGAAGGATCCCGAATCACCTTGAAAGGATCGCGGGAGGCCCGGATCTTCATCAAGAACCGGGAGCCCCGCGAGGCTTCTCCGGGTGATTCGCTCGATTTCCTCCTTTCCGGCGCGCCGACCTGA
- a CDS encoding M13 family metallopeptidase: MMRTLATVLVLVFGAGAAAFASSEPQHGVYAEDLNRSVDPCSDFFEYANGAWRAANPIPASMTRWSRRWASGESAKEQLRGILDEASQKKGLKKGAVEQQIADYYASCMDEPRIEQAGIAPIRPLLSEIDAMKGPADLQRMIGRFQTLQIPVPFGVRSASDNHDPGRVIADVYAAGLGLPDRDYYFKPEPRFQEAREKYQAHVAAMFHLSGTEEAAAQAAAQTVFEFEKKLAAASLDNVALRDPRETDHKMTFVALEHLASHFDWSGFFRSAALPKSDLNVQEPKFVQEVERRLTASPLPEWKTYLKWQLLHSAAGALSTPFVNEDFAFYGKYLAGAGELKPRWKRCVESTDADLGEALGQKYVERHFPPAAKARMQELVKNLLLAMRETIEHLEWMGADTKKKALEKISTFNPKIGYPDKWKDYRKVEIRRDSFWANTAAGRKFNVADDWAQVGKPVDRGRWGMTPPTSNAYYNPLLNEIVFPAGILQPPAFRMDAADAVNYGAIGVVIGHEISHGFDDQGAQYDAQGRLQNWWTAEDLRGFQARTACVVNQFDGYFIEPEIHHNGKLVLGEAIGDLAGAKIAYRAYQISQQGKPPAPPVDGLTPDQQFFVAWGQFRGDEIRPETQRMMIQGDPHPIAKYRVIGPLSNLADFQRAFGCAADAPMVRPAASRCEVW; the protein is encoded by the coding sequence ATGATGCGCACCCTGGCGACTGTTCTTGTCCTGGTTTTCGGCGCGGGCGCGGCGGCCTTCGCAAGCTCCGAGCCGCAGCACGGCGTTTACGCGGAGGACCTGAATCGCAGCGTCGATCCCTGCAGCGACTTCTTTGAATACGCCAACGGCGCCTGGCGCGCCGCGAACCCCATCCCCGCCTCCATGACCCGATGGAGCCGCCGCTGGGCTTCCGGGGAGTCGGCCAAGGAGCAGCTCCGGGGCATTCTCGATGAAGCCTCCCAGAAGAAGGGCCTGAAAAAGGGAGCCGTGGAGCAGCAGATCGCCGATTACTACGCTTCTTGCATGGACGAGCCACGGATCGAGCAGGCCGGCATCGCCCCGATCCGCCCGCTGCTTTCCGAGATCGACGCGATGAAAGGACCGGCCGATCTGCAACGGATGATCGGGCGGTTCCAGACGCTGCAGATTCCCGTCCCCTTCGGCGTGCGATCCGCCTCCGACAACCACGACCCGGGCCGCGTCATCGCTGACGTCTACGCCGCCGGCCTGGGGCTGCCCGACCGCGATTACTACTTCAAGCCCGAACCGCGCTTCCAGGAAGCCCGGGAGAAATACCAGGCTCACGTGGCCGCGATGTTTCATCTCTCCGGCACCGAGGAGGCGGCGGCCCAAGCGGCGGCGCAGACGGTCTTCGAGTTCGAGAAGAAGCTGGCGGCGGCCTCGCTCGACAACGTCGCCTTGCGGGACCCCCGGGAAACCGACCACAAGATGACGTTTGTCGCCCTGGAGCACCTGGCGTCCCACTTCGATTGGAGCGGCTTCTTCCGGAGCGCGGCGCTGCCGAAATCCGACCTGAACGTCCAGGAGCCGAAGTTCGTGCAGGAGGTCGAGCGCCGCCTGACCGCTTCGCCGCTGCCGGAATGGAAGACCTACCTCAAGTGGCAGCTCCTGCACTCCGCCGCCGGCGCCCTCTCGACTCCTTTCGTGAACGAGGACTTCGCCTTCTACGGCAAGTATCTGGCCGGAGCGGGAGAGCTGAAGCCGCGCTGGAAGCGCTGCGTGGAGTCGACCGACGCCGACCTCGGCGAGGCGCTCGGGCAGAAATACGTGGAAAGGCACTTCCCTCCCGCCGCGAAGGCCCGCATGCAGGAGCTGGTCAAGAACCTCCTGCTGGCGATGCGAGAGACGATCGAGCACCTGGAGTGGATGGGGGCCGACACCAAGAAGAAGGCCCTGGAGAAGATCTCCACCTTCAACCCGAAGATCGGCTACCCCGACAAGTGGAAGGACTACCGCAAGGTGGAGATCCGGCGCGACTCATTCTGGGCCAACACGGCCGCCGGGCGGAAGTTCAACGTGGCGGACGACTGGGCGCAGGTCGGCAAGCCCGTGGACCGCGGCCGGTGGGGCATGACGCCGCCGACCTCGAACGCCTATTACAATCCGCTGCTGAACGAGATCGTCTTTCCCGCGGGGATCCTCCAGCCCCCGGCGTTCCGGATGGACGCCGCGGACGCGGTGAATTACGGGGCGATCGGCGTCGTCATCGGGCACGAGATCAGCCACGGATTCGACGACCAGGGGGCCCAATACGATGCCCAGGGGCGCTTGCAGAATTGGTGGACCGCGGAAGACCTGCGCGGCTTCCAGGCGCGCACCGCGTGCGTCGTCAACCAGTTCGACGGCTACTTCATCGAGCCGGAGATCCACCACAACGGGAAGCTCGTCCTCGGAGAGGCCATCGGAGATCTCGCCGGAGCGAAGATCGCCTACCGCGCCTACCAGATCTCGCAACAGGGAAAACCGCCGGCACCGCCGGTCGACGGCCTCACGCCGGACCAGCAGTTCTTCGTCGCCTGGGGTCAGTTCCGGGGAGACGAGATCCGCCCCGAGACGCAGCGGATGATGATCCAGGGAGATCCGCACCCGATCGCGAAGTACCGGGTCATCGGGCCGCTGTCGAACCTTGCCGATTTCCAGAGAGCATTCGGCTGCGCGGCCGACGCTCCCATGGTCCGTCCGGCGGCGAGCCGCTGCGAGGTGTGGTGA
- a CDS encoding type IV pilus twitching motility protein PilT, whose amino-acid sequence MALIDRLILTIYKYRAQELIVAPGEKVTLAIGESRRSVSAEAATRQQVESLLREILPGHLATAASEDGSHEFPYSSPSGSVKVRVERGRGTLRLRAIPMLGDGLEDEAAGPAQSAGDKISPAPAQESNPAIPAASDSRHDPRHRSPLLSTIVDDEAGRSSPLSDSAEPEAGRAAPPMAAAAAPVRAGGTQAMEELLTRMVREGCSDLHLCTGTAPFFRRDGDMVPLREAAPMPEAEVRELLFSITPRIKREEFETRHDTDFAYEIPGAARFRCNLFVDRMGVGGVFRQIPSKVPTAEQLGLSKHILQLCELSKGLVLVTGPTGSGKSTTLAALIDYINRNRTGHIITIEDPIEFVHGNQKCLLNQREVGTHTEGFKEALRAALREDPDCILVGEMRDLETIAIAIETAETGHLVFGTLHTNTAASTVDRMIDQFPADRQNQVRTMLSESLKGVLSQTLCKKKGGGRIAALEVLLVTPAVSNLIREGKAFQIPSIMQTGKGLGMCTLNDALMDVVQKGLVTPKEAYFKSVSKSEFRALLERNNLKIDAA is encoded by the coding sequence ATGGCCCTGATCGACCGCCTGATCCTCACCATCTACAAGTACCGCGCCCAGGAGCTGATCGTGGCGCCAGGGGAGAAAGTTACCCTGGCGATCGGGGAGAGCCGGCGTTCCGTCTCGGCCGAGGCGGCCACCCGGCAGCAGGTGGAATCGTTGCTTCGGGAGATCCTCCCGGGTCACCTCGCCACCGCCGCGTCGGAGGACGGCAGCCATGAATTCCCCTATTCCTCGCCTTCGGGATCGGTGAAAGTCCGGGTGGAGCGAGGCCGGGGAACGCTGCGCCTGCGCGCCATCCCGATGCTCGGCGACGGGCTCGAGGATGAGGCCGCAGGACCGGCCCAAAGCGCCGGGGACAAGATCTCGCCCGCGCCGGCACAGGAGTCGAACCCGGCGATTCCGGCCGCTTCCGATTCCCGTCACGACCCGCGGCACCGCAGCCCTCTCCTTTCGACCATCGTGGACGATGAAGCGGGCCGGTCCTCACCGCTATCCGATTCCGCCGAGCCTGAAGCGGGAAGAGCCGCGCCGCCGATGGCGGCCGCAGCGGCTCCGGTGAGGGCGGGGGGAACCCAGGCCATGGAGGAGCTTCTCACGCGGATGGTCCGGGAAGGGTGCTCCGACCTGCACCTGTGCACCGGGACCGCCCCCTTCTTCCGCCGGGACGGCGACATGGTTCCGCTGAGGGAGGCCGCCCCGATGCCGGAAGCGGAGGTCCGCGAGCTCCTCTTCTCCATCACCCCGCGGATCAAGCGGGAAGAGTTCGAGACACGGCACGACACCGATTTTGCCTACGAGATCCCCGGCGCGGCGCGCTTCCGGTGCAACCTGTTCGTGGACCGGATGGGGGTGGGCGGCGTCTTCCGCCAGATCCCCTCGAAGGTCCCGACGGCCGAGCAGCTCGGCCTCTCCAAGCACATCCTGCAGCTCTGCGAGCTCTCCAAGGGGCTCGTTCTCGTCACCGGGCCGACCGGCTCGGGAAAGTCGACCACGCTCGCGGCCCTGATCGACTACATCAACCGGAACCGGACCGGCCATATCATCACGATCGAGGATCCGATCGAGTTCGTGCACGGCAACCAGAAGTGCCTGCTCAACCAGCGCGAGGTGGGGACGCACACCGAGGGGTTCAAGGAAGCGCTGCGCGCCGCCTTGCGTGAGGATCCCGACTGCATCCTGGTGGGGGAGATGCGCGATTTGGAGACGATCGCCATCGCCATCGAGACGGCGGAGACGGGGCACCTGGTGTTCGGAACGCTGCACACCAACACGGCCGCCTCCACGGTGGATCGGATGATCGACCAGTTCCCGGCGGACCGGCAGAACCAAGTCCGCACGATGCTCTCCGAGTCGCTCAAGGGGGTTCTGTCGCAGACACTCTGCAAGAAGAAGGGAGGAGGCCGGATCGCGGCGCTGGAGGTGCTGCTGGTGACGCCGGCCGTCAGCAACCTGATTCGCGAAGGGAAAGCCTTCCAGATCCCCTCCATCATGCAGACGGGGAAGGGGCTCGGGATGTGCACGCTCAACGACGCCTTGATGGATGTCGTGCAGAAGGGGCTGGTCACGCCGAAGGAGGCCTACTTCAAGTCGGTCTCCAAGTCGGAGTTCCGAGCGCTCCTGGAGCGCAACAACCTCAAGATCGACGCAGCCTGA